From the genome of Candidozyma auris chromosome 2, complete sequence, one region includes:
- a CDS encoding 60S ribosomal protein eL31, producing the protein MASQDVVTREYTINLHKRLHGVHFKKRAPRAVKEIRKFASKHMGTTDVRLDPKLNTHLWKRGIQGVDYRMRLRISRKRNDEEDAKEAMFAFVEPVIVPTTKGLQTVVVEEDEA; encoded by the exons ATGGCTTCTCAGGACGTTGTTACTCGTGAATACACCATTAACTTGCACAAGAGA TTGCACGGTGTtcacttcaagaagagagctccaagagctgtcaaggagatcagaAAGTTCGCCTCTAAGCACATGGGTACTACCGACGTCAGATTAGATCCTAAATTGAACACCCACTTGTGGAAGAGAGGTATCCAGGGTGTTGACTACAGAATGAGATTGAGAATctcgagaaagagaaacgACGAGGAGGATGCTAAGGAAGCCATGTTCGCTTTTGTCGAGCCAGTCATTGTTCCAACGACCAAGGGCTTGCAGactgttgttgttgaagaggatgaggcTTAA